From a single Hymenobacter sp. YIM 151500-1 genomic region:
- the selD gene encoding selenide, water dikinase SelD, whose amino-acid sequence MLSDTPAQPDDQIRLTQYSHGAGCGCKIAPKVLDQILHTSLPQPQHERLLVGNASRDDAAVYDIGGGQAVISTTDFFMPIVDDAYDFGRIASANAISDVYAMGGRPIMAIAVLGWPIDKLAPEVARRVIEGSRSICQEAGIPLAGGHSIDSPEPIFGLAVTGLLEIEHLKRNDTATAGCELYLTKPLGVGMLTTAQKRGILRPEHEQIAPQSMMCLNRIGTELGRLEAVRAMTDVTGFGLLGHLAEVCEGSGLTAEVAFGRVPRLPEAEEYRAQKAIPGGTARNWDSYGHKIGPVTDEQRQWLCDPQTSGGLLVCVDPAGRAAVQAVFAAHGLVLEPFGRLREHAADEPWILVR is encoded by the coding sequence ATGCTCTCCGACACTCCTGCTCAACCCGACGACCAAATTCGCCTTACCCAATACAGCCACGGCGCCGGCTGCGGGTGCAAGATTGCGCCCAAGGTGCTCGACCAGATTCTGCACACCAGCTTGCCCCAGCCTCAGCACGAGCGGCTGCTGGTGGGCAATGCCTCCCGCGACGACGCGGCCGTGTACGACATCGGGGGCGGGCAGGCCGTCATCAGCACCACCGATTTCTTCATGCCCATCGTGGATGATGCCTACGATTTTGGGCGCATTGCCTCGGCCAACGCCATTTCCGATGTGTACGCCATGGGTGGGCGGCCCATTATGGCTATTGCCGTGCTGGGTTGGCCCATCGACAAGCTGGCGCCCGAAGTGGCCCGCCGCGTCATCGAAGGCAGCCGCAGCATCTGCCAGGAAGCCGGCATTCCGCTGGCCGGTGGCCACAGCATCGACTCGCCGGAGCCCATTTTTGGCCTGGCCGTGACGGGGCTACTGGAGATTGAGCACCTGAAGCGCAACGACACCGCTACGGCCGGCTGCGAGCTGTACCTAACCAAGCCCTTGGGCGTGGGAATGCTCACCACGGCCCAGAAACGCGGTATTTTACGGCCCGAGCACGAGCAAATTGCGCCGCAAAGCATGATGTGTCTCAACAGGATTGGGACGGAGCTAGGCCGCCTAGAAGCAGTGCGCGCCATGACCGACGTTACGGGCTTCGGGCTGCTGGGGCACCTGGCGGAGGTGTGCGAAGGCAGTGGCCTCACGGCCGAGGTGGCGTTCGGACGGGTGCCGCGCCTGCCCGAAGCCGAGGAGTACCGGGCGCAAAAAGCCATTCCGGGTGGCACGGCGCGCAACTGGGACTCCTACGGCCACAAAATCGGCCCCGTCACCGACGAGCAGCGGCAGTGGCTCTGCGACCCGCAAACCTCCGGCGGCTTGCTGGTGTGCGTGGACCCGGCCGGCCGCGCAGCCGTGCAAGCCGTTTTTGCCGCTCACGGCCTTGTCTTGGAGCCCTTCGGCCGCCTGCGCGAGCATGCCGCTGACGAGCCGTGGATTCTGGTGCGGTGA
- a CDS encoding ATP-binding protein, whose protein sequence is MLLFLLLCRSGVAWAAPEQSERALLRQLSTPLPDTGRVRVLNQLCEALHDRAPTRALRHGEQAVNLARRVRDQRGLLLALLNLASCYANLSDGPHALELQRQALLLARRLSHPDGLVRSYTGMGGVHHERNDTAAALLHYRRALELAYQPGVQVRTQLVLFGNLGNLYFSLQRQPEGLVFTRRALALARRTGDVAGESQYLAELGSFYQQLNQLETAEGLLRQAVALVEPLENFRFEAGHRELLAAVLLQRQELPEAEALTQQALGLARRINYQERVLDAYELLAEINARRGQYEEAFAWQRRFQALNDSINSRSRLQTLAALQTRYETAEKESQIRLLTERGQVAQQRNRALLGTVAALLLGLGVAGLLYAQLRRNRADLAANNRALQEATHELRQLAASKDRLYAIVAHDLRGPVTSFAGVTELIDFYLQRGDEQGLRRLPALVRQSAHQLNHLLDNLLSWAVSQTGELAFQPERLPVGALFDEVTALYASAAEAKQLTLHAATTAPDLAVWADPHMTRTILRNLVGNALKATPAGGTIQLSAALTATSTGVQLHVTDTGPGMLPEQVAALLSTDGPTSLSYAPRSGTGLGLPLCRAFARRQGGSLSISSTPGHGTTVSVTLPASQGNDGPLVIVR, encoded by the coding sequence GTGCTTCTTTTTCTGCTGCTTTGCCGGTCTGGGGTTGCCTGGGCGGCCCCGGAGCAGTCTGAACGGGCGCTGCTGCGGCAGCTCAGCACTCCGCTACCCGACACGGGCCGCGTGCGGGTGCTCAACCAGCTCTGCGAAGCCCTGCACGACCGGGCGCCCACCCGGGCACTGCGCCACGGCGAGCAAGCCGTGAACCTGGCCCGCCGGGTACGCGACCAGCGCGGCCTGCTGCTGGCATTGCTTAACCTGGCCAGCTGCTACGCTAATCTATCCGATGGCCCCCACGCTTTGGAGCTGCAGCGCCAGGCCCTGCTGCTGGCCCGGCGCCTGAGCCACCCCGACGGGCTAGTGCGCAGCTACACGGGTATGGGCGGCGTGCACCATGAGCGCAACGACACGGCCGCTGCGCTGCTGCACTACCGGCGGGCCCTGGAGCTGGCCTACCAGCCGGGCGTGCAGGTGCGCACCCAGCTGGTGCTGTTCGGCAACCTCGGCAACCTGTACTTTTCCTTGCAGCGCCAGCCAGAAGGGCTGGTGTTTACCCGCCGGGCGCTGGCCCTGGCCCGCCGCACCGGCGACGTGGCCGGCGAGTCGCAGTACCTGGCCGAGCTGGGCTCTTTCTACCAGCAGCTAAACCAGCTTGAAACCGCCGAGGGCCTGCTGCGGCAGGCGGTGGCGTTGGTGGAGCCGCTGGAAAACTTCCGCTTCGAGGCCGGGCACCGGGAGCTGCTGGCTGCCGTGCTGCTGCAACGCCAGGAGCTGCCCGAAGCCGAAGCCCTGACCCAACAAGCTTTAGGATTGGCCCGCCGCATCAACTACCAGGAGCGGGTGCTGGATGCCTACGAGCTGCTGGCCGAAATCAACGCCCGCCGCGGCCAGTACGAGGAGGCCTTTGCCTGGCAGCGCCGCTTCCAGGCCCTCAACGACAGCATCAACAGCCGCTCCCGCCTCCAGACCCTGGCCGCCCTGCAAACCCGCTACGAAACTGCCGAAAAAGAAAGTCAGATTCGGTTGCTCACGGAGCGCGGCCAGGTGGCCCAGCAGCGTAACCGGGCGTTGCTGGGCACGGTGGCCGCCTTGCTGCTGGGGCTGGGCGTGGCCGGGCTGCTTTACGCCCAGCTGCGCCGCAACCGGGCCGATTTGGCCGCCAATAACCGGGCCTTGCAGGAGGCCACCCACGAGCTGCGGCAGCTGGCTGCTTCCAAAGACCGGCTCTACGCCATTGTGGCGCACGACCTGCGCGGGCCGGTTACATCCTTTGCCGGCGTAACGGAGCTGATTGACTTCTACTTGCAGCGGGGCGACGAGCAGGGCCTGCGCCGCCTGCCGGCCCTGGTGCGCCAGTCGGCCCACCAGCTCAACCACCTGCTCGACAACCTGCTGAGCTGGGCCGTGAGCCAGACCGGAGAGCTGGCCTTCCAGCCCGAGCGCCTGCCCGTAGGGGCTCTGTTTGATGAAGTGACGGCCCTGTACGCCAGCGCCGCCGAAGCCAAGCAGCTTACCCTGCACGCGGCCACCACCGCCCCCGACCTTGCCGTGTGGGCCGACCCGCACATGACCCGCACCATCCTGCGCAACCTGGTGGGCAATGCCCTGAAGGCCACCCCAGCCGGCGGCACCATCCAGCTCAGCGCTGCTCTTACCGCTACTTCAACCGGGGTGCAGCTCCATGTAACGGATACGGGCCCCGGCATGCTTCCCGAGCAAGTTGCGGCCCTGCTCAGCACCGACGGCCCCACCTCGCTTTCGTATGCCCCCCGGAGTGGCACAGGCCTCGGCCTGCCACTGTGCCGGGCGTTTGCCCGCCGCCAGGGCGGCTCTCTCTCCATCAGCAGCACGCCTGGCCACGGCACTACCGTATCCGTCACGCTACCCGCCAGCCAGGGAAACGACGGGCCGTTGGTGATAGTGAGGTGA